The nucleotide sequence atataaagtaatataATAACATATCTTTCTCCTAAAGGtcatttatatagaaaaattataatgttgtattttcaaactataactATATCTCTAAAAGTGGAAGTGTTGAAACAATCAATTCTGAGACCTATTTATTAAAAGTGGAAgcaatttattataatattgaagaaCATGAAAAGTTCCAAGggttctacaaaatattactaaCAGAACATAAACTAGCTTAAGAAtgcaaataaaagaacaaatccAACTGGGAGAGAGTCGTCACTATTGCTTTGGCAAAGGAGTCCTCAATTCCTGGTAATTGTGTAGACTTCCGGTGAAATCAGTGAACAAACCATCAACACCTATCTTATTGAGCCAATAATCATACTCTTGATATGCGTCTTGATTAAAATCTAAATGCAGAAACTGGTTCTCATTACGGTATGTGTATGGATGTACCTAGCAAAAACATTATTCAACGTGAAGTTTAATGCAAGATGATAGCCAGAGACAGAACTTTAAGTTCTACACACATACATACCTGAAGATTACGCGAATGTGCTCTTGCAACTAAATCTGTTGGCGTCATGAGACGGTTGTTGTTCACAGGCACAATTGTGTCTTTCCATGGACCAATCCCAACTACATACGGTTTAATGTAATCTAAATATGCGTCTGATGTAATCTCCGCGTATGTCTGCATTCACATTCATTTATCTTATTATAAAGCCATTCTGAttgatttgaaaacaaaattaggagGAAGAAAGTAAATATGTAAAAGACCTTATTGGTGTCTTCTGTTAGAATGGTGACATCGTCGATCAAGAACAATTTTGGTGAGTCAATCATGCTTGAAATGTAAACAAGCGAAGTTGCAGCAAAAGACTGAATAAATATTGGCTGCTTTAACCAATCTTCAGACATATATGAGCCTTTGTATCCATATTTCTTCAATGTTTCCACAAATTTATCCTCAATTTTTTTACCATCCGCCCATTTCACCTGCATACGTTTCCAAAAACCATATAACGACTTCTCCATTTAGTGACTAAAAGTTGAAGGCTAAGATTATGGTTTGCTTACTTGCTGATTCATGAAAACCGGATTTTTGATCTCTGGATATATCCCAACTACTCTAGGTGCATCCAGTGCTATCGAAATATACTCGTCGAAGGTAATAATCGGAAATTTACCTGAGATACCAAATAACTCGTTTAGAATTCATTGTGCAACAGTACATCTCAAAATGTGTAACACCAGAAAAGATTTTACCATTGTACTGTTGATCCCTGAAAGGATACCTCTGCTTTGCACCAAGTGTTTTCAGTTCTTTGAGAGTAAAATCAACTGTTATTGGGCATTTTCAGTCTCATcgttaaaatttgaaataaataagtaaataacccTGAAAAAATGTATTATTACTAAAGAGATGTTACCAGTGAAGAAGCCGGTCATGTTCATTCCTTGGACTTCATAAGTTCTCTTACGGTCAGCAAACTCCTTATGGTCTGCAACATCGGTTGTATCATCGAGATTAACATCGTGATGACATATCAGAACACCGTCTTTTGTTGATAAAATATCTGTTTCTATGAAATCTGCACCCTCTGCAATCAAAAAACAACCTTCTGAAACCGGGACAAAAGTAGTGTAAAGGTAGAAACTTTTGTATAGAGATCCAGTACCATATATGCAGGAGCAGTTTCTTCAGGGAACTCTCCGTTTGATCCTCTGTGTGCAAGGTTATAAGGACGAGAAGTCTGAAGCGGTTTCTTGGTTGCATGTTTTGCTTCACTTGGGAGACGATACAATGTCCTCGAGGCACAATCAGCAACCAACAATGACAGTAAAAGCAACGGTAGAAGATCTGCAAAATTGCTTAAACGAAGAATCAAAATTAGAAATCTTTAGACATATAAACAATCCAAGTTTAGCTAGAAACATCCCAAGAACTCTATCATGTTGGAGATTTGACACTTACAGTTGAAGCCCATGACTCAATAGAACTGGAAATTCCTTCAACTACCAAACCTGCATGCATCGAAACATTATATAGATAGACCAGCTTATCTCAAGGTGTAAAAGATTTTGCCAAAAAATCGCAACAACCCAATCAGCATAAGTAGGAATATTCCACTGAGATATCAAATAAAAGGTAAGTAAACTCTTGTTTTCGATTGCAGCATATATCCTTGTTTGAAAGAATACTTTATTCTTAGAGTTTTAGAGTAAGTGGAGATCATACATAAGACAGATATGAAAACATAATTCGGTGATAAAAAGATGCAGACCATTAAGGTAAGTTGAGAACAATGCAATGAAGTTGCAGTTTGTAATGTAAAGAAAGCATCTCTGTTCTCACTTTCTGATCCTTTGTTAACTACGTATGTGCCTGCTTGGATCCTATCGCTTGTCAGATCATGACAAGCCAAATTTGTAAAAACCTCTATGGTTGAATGATAATATTGCAATTCCGAAGTTGTTTGTATTAGATGGAAAAATAAACTCTTTTAGCATCATATATTATAGAATCCGAGACAGAGAAAACACAAGACACAAATCTTGAATCTTATCACATAGATGAATTCAGAGTACACCAATTCTAGAGTAGAAATATAAAGAGCTGAGACAAAGTGATAaactaagagagagagagagagagaagctccTCTCCATTCTTCTCAAATTCCTCCCATGAGTTCACCATAGTTACGCATCAGGAAGACTCCTCCTGCAAACATACCAAGTGCTCTCAAAAGTTTCTgcatccaaacaaaaaaaaaaattcctatgAGGATTCTGATCCAAACATGAACTTGTGAGAttaataaaccctaaatctcttaCCCAAATTCTGATTTCTTATAAAAGACACAGAGATATAAAGATTAGCTCACAACAACTAATTTGGCATCTCGAAACAtacaaaagaatcaaactttTACTCTCAATTGAATCAATTCGGAAACCCTAAACCGACATTCAAAGGAAATCGACTGCGATGCTCAATCGAAACCTAAAAGAAGACAAGGTAAAAGGTAAGATAAGTTGATTACCATGTTAACAGCCCATTTTTGTTCGTCGTGAACCTCAGAGTGCCAGAAAGCTTTAAGCTTGTCGAATGATACAACATTGTTCGCCATTGTTGCTgctaccccaaaaaaaaaaaaaaaatcgaaacttgtTTGATCTCGTCTGGGTTCTCTCGGAGACAAAAGCTAGGGCTTTTAATAAACGGGATCGGGAAATTTTTTTAGTCGGTCACTTCCAATTCTATTAAGGGTTTAGGGTTCGTTAAATTACGAAACTAACcttttactaataaaaaaaaaaatactaaccgGTTAAAAACGGAGTGATTTGGATTGATTTCAACCGGAGAAGAGTTAACCAACCAGAAAAAGACACGTGTACAACACAATCTTCAAAGGTCGTGTGATCTACAAGGTGCTCTCTTCTTGGTGTTGGTTGGTTCGGTTCCTCCATTGAAAGAAAATAGCTTCGACAAGAGAGAGTTTTTAGAAAATGGCAGCTAAATTAATCTGTTCGTCTTTAACAGTGCATTCAATGGCGAACAAGAAGCCTTCACCATCTACAACAAGAACCATATCCTCAAAGAAGGTAAACGTAACACACAATTCAGAATTGATTCgatccctcttttttttttttttgtaatatcttCTTAAAATCTAATtgaattttttatgtttatgtttttttttgggtgtgaaaAGAGTACAACGACTCAACAGGTGAAACTACTGACAAGAGTTGAGCAGCTCAAGCTTCTGACCAAAGCCGAGAAAGCAGGGCTATTGTCTTTAGCAGAGAAGTCAGGTTTCTCTCTGTCGACCATCGAGCGTCTTGGATTGCTTACCAAAGCCGAGGAGTTCGGCGTTTTGTCTGCCGCCACTAACCCTGAAACGCCTGGGACGCTATTCACTTTGAGCCTTGGTTTGCTCCTTCTTGGACCAGTTTGTGCCTATGTTGTTCCTGAAGATTACACTTGGGAAGTGGTGGTTCAGGTTCTTGTGGCTTTGGTCTCTGTTCTTGGTGGCTCTGCTGCTTTCGCTGCTTCTGGTTTTGTCTCCAATTTGCAGAAATCTGATTAGCATTGGTGTTTTGATAAACCGGttgggtttttttgtttatcaaattGACTCGTGTAGCAAGAGACTTTTTATGCGTTTAAGATGAACACTTTATGATGGGGATTCTTATGTGTATTTGAACTCAGTTCTGTCTTTTCTATGTAAATTGGTTTCATATATAGAAATCCAAGAGAAACCTTTTGAATTTTTAGCTGGTGTAGTGTGTGTAACTTATAAACAGAGCATGTTGTAGATAGCCAGTAAGatgtcaaaacaaaacagagcaaatcacAACTTTCTCACCATGCTTACTTGATGGATTATTTGGAACTGGAAGCTGATATCATAATCTCACACACAAAACGAAATGATAGATTTTATTCTCAAAGCGCTATAATAAGGAGAGAAATAGGGACT is from Camelina sativa cultivar DH55 chromosome 20, Cs, whole genome shotgun sequence and encodes:
- the LOC104769006 gene encoding glycerophosphodiester phosphodiesterase GDPD6-like; translation: MGFNYLLPLLLLSLLVADCASRTLYRLPSEAKHATKKPLQTSRPYNLAHRGSNGEFPEETAPAYMFLIAEGADFIETDILSTKDGVLICHHDVNLDDTTDVADHKEFADRKRTYEVQGMNMTGFFTVDFTLKELKTLGAKQRYPFRDQQYNGKFPIITFDEYISIALDAPRVVGIYPEIKNPVFMNQQVKWADGKKIEDKFVETLKKYGYKGSYMSEDWLKQPIFIQSFAATSLVYISSMIDSPKLFLIDDVTILTEDTNKTYAEITSDAYLDYIKPYVVGIGPWKDTIVPVNNNRLMTPTDLVARAHSRNLQVHPYTYRNENQFLHLDFNQDAYQEYDYWLNKIGVDGLFTDFTGSLHNYQELRTPLPKQ
- the LOC104769008 gene encoding uncharacterized protein LOC104769008 — its product is MAAKLICSSLTVHSMANKKPSPSTTRTISSKKSTTTQQVKLLTRVEQLKLLTKAEKAGLLSLAEKSGFSLSTIERLGLLTKAEEFGVLSAATNPETPGTLFTLSLGLLLLGPVCAYVVPEDYTWEVVVQVLVALVSVLGGSAAFAASGFVSNLQKSD
- the LOC104769007 gene encoding mitochondrial import receptor subunit TOM5 homolog encodes the protein MANNVVSFDKLKAFWHSEVHDEQKWAVNMKLLRALGMFAGGVFLMRNYGELMGGI